The nucleotide sequence AAGGATCATCAGCAGTGCTCCTCCCATCAGGGATAGTCCGGTGAGGCGCATATGATCAGGCCCGGAAATAAGGCGCATCAGGTGAGGAATCAGCAGACCGGCAAATCCGATGATACCGCAGGTAGAAACAATGGCGGCTGTCATCAGGCAACTGACCAACAGCAGAATGAAGGAAACCTTTTCCGGATTGATTCCCAAGGAGTGAGCCTCTTCATGTCCGAGGCTGAGAAGATTCAATTCCCTGTGACGGCTGAGGACAAAAAGGACGGAGGGAATCAGGATTAAAAAGAGAATCAGACTCTTCTTCGGGGTGGCTGCCGAAAAACTTCCCAGAGTCCAGAAAATGATTCGTTCGATTTTCTCCCTGTTGATCATCATCAGAATGGAAACACCCGCCTGAGCTATGGCACTGAAGGCAATCCCGCCTAAAAGGAGGGAACTCATGTTATTCCGGTTCCGGGCGCCCAGCATCAGAATGAGGAATACCGAAAGAAGACTTCCGGCAAAGGCCGATGCGGTCAGTCCGATAGTAGACAGAATGAGAATGGGAACATTCAGCATCATAAATAAAGCGGCTCCCAGGGAAGCCCCGGAGGCAACACCCAGA is from Oceanispirochaeta sp. and encodes:
- a CDS encoding iron ABC transporter permease: MISPDTRASRLPGLLIFCLLLLAIPLASSVGAVSLPMKSILSYIFSRGQSGLSDSQQIILMQIRLPRVVLAALAGAGLSLSGLVFQAIFRNPMAEPYLLGVASGASLGAALFMMLNVPILILSTIGLTASAFAGSLLSVFLILMLGARNRNNMSSLLLGGIAFSAIAQAGVSILMMINREKIERIIFWTLGSFSAATPKKSLILFLILIPSVLFVLSRHRELNLLSLGHEEAHSLGINPEKVSFILLLVSCLMTAAIVSTCGIIGFAGLLIPHLMRLISGPDHMRLTGLSLMGGALLMILSDLLARTLIAPAEIPVGVLTALMGGPFFLYLLHKNNGKGQNL